A region of Pseudomonas saponiphila DNA encodes the following proteins:
- the glnL gene encoding nitrogen regulation protein NR(II) has product MTISDPLHRLLLDNLTTATILLNADLRLEYMNPAAEMLLAISGQRSHGQFISELFTESAEALSSLRQAVEQAHPFTKREAMLTALTGQTLTVDYAVTPILSNGDTLLLLEVHPRDRLLRITKEEAQLSKQETSKMLVRGLAHEIKNPLGGIRGAAQLLARELPEESLKDYTNVIIEEADRLRNLVDRMLGSNKLPSLALTNIHEVLERVSSLVEAESQGCITLVRDYDPSIPDVLIDREQMIQAVLNIVRNAMQAISSQNEMRLGRITLRSRTMRQFTIGHVRHRLVTKIEIIDNGPGIPAELQDTLFFPMVSGRPDGTGLGLAITQNIISQHQGLIECDSHPGHTTFSIFLPLEQGAPST; this is encoded by the coding sequence ATGACCATCAGCGACCCACTGCACCGCCTGCTTCTGGACAACCTGACCACCGCCACCATTCTGCTCAACGCCGACCTGCGCCTTGAGTACATGAACCCGGCGGCGGAGATGCTCCTGGCCATCAGCGGCCAGCGCAGCCATGGGCAATTCATCAGCGAGCTGTTCACCGAATCCGCCGAGGCCCTGAGCTCCCTGCGCCAGGCGGTGGAACAGGCGCATCCGTTTACCAAGCGCGAAGCCATGCTCACCGCCCTGACCGGCCAGACCCTGACCGTCGACTATGCGGTGACGCCGATCCTCAGCAACGGCGACACCTTGCTGCTGCTGGAAGTCCACCCCCGGGACCGGCTGCTGCGCATCACCAAGGAAGAGGCCCAGCTGTCCAAGCAGGAAACCAGCAAGATGCTGGTGCGCGGCCTGGCCCACGAAATCAAGAACCCCCTGGGCGGGATTCGCGGCGCCGCCCAATTGCTGGCTCGCGAGCTGCCCGAGGAAAGCCTCAAGGACTACACCAACGTCATCATCGAAGAGGCCGACCGCCTGCGGAACCTGGTGGACCGCATGCTCGGCTCGAACAAGCTGCCATCGCTGGCCCTGACCAACATCCACGAGGTGCTGGAGCGGGTCAGCAGCCTGGTGGAAGCCGAAAGCCAGGGCTGCATCACCCTGGTGCGCGATTACGACCCGAGCATTCCCGACGTCCTGATCGACCGCGAGCAGATGATCCAGGCGGTGCTCAACATCGTGCGCAACGCCATGCAGGCCATCAGCAGCCAGAACGAGATGCGCCTGGGGCGCATCACCTTGCGCAGCCGCACCATGCGCCAGTTCACCATCGGTCATGTGCGCCATCGCCTGGTGACCAAGATCGAGATCATCGACAACGGCCCGGGCATTCCCGCCGAGCTGCAGGACACCCTCTTCTTTCCCATGGTCAGCGGCCGCCCGGACGGTACCGGGCTGGGCCTGGCCATTACCCAGAACATCATCAGCCAGCACCAGGGCCTGATCGAATGTGACAGCCATCCCGGCCACACCACCTTCTCGATCTTTCTGCCTCTGGAACAAGGAGCCCCATCGACATGA
- the grxC gene encoding glutaredoxin 3 — protein sequence MPEVIVYSSDYCPYCSRAKHLLASKGVAFEEIKVDGKPQVRADMAQKAGRTSVPQIWIGATHVGGCDDLFALERAGKLDALLAA from the coding sequence ATGCCCGAGGTCATCGTCTACTCCAGTGATTACTGCCCTTACTGTTCGCGGGCCAAGCATCTGTTGGCGAGCAAAGGCGTAGCCTTCGAAGAGATCAAGGTCGATGGCAAACCGCAGGTACGCGCCGACATGGCCCAGAAGGCCGGACGCACCTCCGTGCCACAGATCTGGATCGGCGCCACCCACGTAGGTGGTTGTGATGATTTGTTTGCCCTGGAGCGCGCCGGCAAGCTCGACGCGCTGCTGGCGGCCTGA
- a CDS encoding tRNA (cytidine(34)-2'-O)-methyltransferase, with the protein MFHVILFQPEIPPNTGNVIRLCANSGCHLHLIEPLGFEMDDKRLRRAGLDYHEYATLQRHADLASCLKSLGQPRLFAFTTKGSRPFHDASFKEGDAFLFGPESRGLPADVLDALPGEQRLRLPMREGCRSLNLSNTVAVAVYEGWRQLGFK; encoded by the coding sequence ATGTTTCACGTCATCCTCTTTCAACCAGAAATTCCGCCGAATACCGGCAACGTTATCAGGCTGTGCGCCAACAGCGGCTGCCACCTGCATTTGATCGAGCCGCTGGGTTTCGAAATGGACGACAAGCGCCTGCGCCGCGCCGGCCTCGACTATCACGAATACGCCACCCTGCAACGCCACGCCGACCTCGCAAGTTGCCTGAAAAGCCTTGGCCAGCCGCGCCTGTTCGCCTTCACCACCAAGGGCTCGCGGCCCTTCCATGACGCCAGCTTCAAGGAGGGTGACGCCTTCCTGTTCGGCCCCGAGAGCCGCGGCCTGCCGGCGGACGTGCTGGACGCCCTGCCCGGCGAGCAACGCCTGCGCCTGCCCATGCGCGAAGGCTGCCGCAGCCTGAACCTGTCCAACACCGTGGCCGTGGCGGTCTATGAAGGCTGGCGGCAACTGGGGTTCAAGTAA
- the secB gene encoding protein-export chaperone SecB, producing the protein MTDQQNTAAEDESAPQFSLQRIYVRDLSFEAPKSPAIFRQQWEPSVALDLNTRQKALEADFHEVVLTLSVTVKNGDEVAFIAEVQQAGIFLIKNLDEASMSHTLGAFCPNILFPYAREALDSLVTRGSFPALMLAPVNFDALYAQELQRLQSAGENTVQ; encoded by the coding sequence ATGACTGACCAACAGAACACTGCTGCCGAAGACGAAAGCGCACCGCAATTCTCCCTGCAGCGCATCTACGTGCGTGACCTGTCCTTCGAAGCGCCGAAAAGCCCGGCCATCTTCCGCCAGCAGTGGGAGCCAAGCGTCGCCCTGGACCTCAACACCCGTCAGAAAGCCCTGGAAGCCGACTTCCACGAAGTGGTGCTGACCCTGTCCGTGACCGTGAAGAACGGTGACGAAGTGGCCTTCATCGCTGAAGTGCAACAGGCCGGTATCTTCCTGATCAAGAACCTGGACGAGGCTTCCATGAGCCACACCTTGGGTGCCTTCTGCCCGAACATCCTGTTCCCTTACGCCCGTGAGGCGCTGGACAGCCTGGTGACCCGTGGTTCGTTCCCGGCCCTGATGCTGGCCCCGGTGAACTTCGACGCGCTGTACGCCCAGGAACTGCAACGCCTGCAGTCCGCTGGCGAAAACACCGTTCAATAA
- the ntrC gene encoding nitrogen regulation protein NR(I) has translation MSRSETVWIVDDDRSIRWVLEKALQQEGMTTQSFDSADGVMSRLARQQPDVIISDIRMPGASGLDLLARIRELHPRLPVIIMTAHSDLDSAVASYQGGAFEYLPKPFDVDEAVSLVKRANQHAQEQQGLEVAPTLARTPEIIGEAPAMQEVFRAIGRLSHSNITVLINGESGTGKELVAHALHRHSPRAASPFIALNMAAIPKDLMESELFGHEKGAFTGAANLRRGRFEQADGGTLFLDEIGDMPADTQTRLLRVLADGEFYRVGGHTPVKVDVRIIAATHQNLETLVHAGKFREDLFHRLNVIRIHIPRLSDRREDIPTLAKHFLSRAAQELAVEPKLLKNETEEYLKNLPWPGNVRQLENTCRWITVMASGREVHISDLPPELLSLPQDSAPVTNWEQALRQWADQALARGQSNLLDSAVPSFERIMIETALKHTAGRRRDAAVLLGWGRNTLTRKIKELGMKVDGGDEDESEEG, from the coding sequence ATGAGCCGTAGTGAAACCGTGTGGATCGTCGATGACGACCGTTCTATCCGTTGGGTCCTGGAAAAGGCCCTGCAGCAGGAAGGCATGACCACCCAGAGCTTCGACAGCGCTGACGGCGTAATGAGCCGCCTGGCGCGCCAGCAGCCGGACGTGATCATCTCCGACATCCGCATGCCCGGTGCCAGCGGCCTGGACCTGCTGGCGCGGATTCGCGAGCTGCACCCGCGCCTGCCGGTGATCATCATGACCGCGCACTCGGACCTGGATAGCGCTGTCGCCTCCTACCAGGGCGGCGCCTTCGAGTACCTGCCCAAGCCGTTCGATGTGGATGAGGCGGTGTCGCTGGTCAAGCGCGCCAACCAGCATGCCCAGGAGCAGCAGGGCCTGGAAGTGGCGCCGACCCTGGCCCGTACCCCGGAAATCATCGGCGAAGCGCCGGCCATGCAGGAGGTGTTCCGCGCCATCGGACGCCTGAGCCACTCCAACATCACCGTGCTGATCAACGGCGAGTCGGGCACCGGTAAAGAACTGGTGGCCCACGCGCTGCATCGCCACAGCCCACGGGCGGCATCGCCGTTCATCGCCCTGAACATGGCCGCTATCCCCAAGGACTTGATGGAATCCGAGCTGTTCGGCCATGAAAAAGGCGCCTTCACCGGCGCCGCCAACCTGCGCCGCGGACGCTTCGAACAGGCCGACGGCGGCACCCTGTTCCTCGACGAGATCGGCGACATGCCGGCTGACACCCAGACTCGCCTGCTGCGGGTCCTGGCCGATGGCGAGTTCTACCGGGTCGGCGGCCATACCCCGGTCAAGGTCGATGTGCGGATCATCGCTGCGACCCACCAGAACCTGGAAACCCTGGTGCATGCCGGCAAGTTCCGTGAGGACCTGTTCCACCGCCTCAACGTGATCCGCATCCATATTCCGCGCCTGTCGGACCGTCGCGAAGACATCCCGACCCTGGCCAAGCACTTCCTCAGCCGCGCCGCCCAGGAACTGGCGGTGGAACCCAAGCTGCTGAAGAACGAAACCGAGGAGTACCTGAAGAACCTGCCGTGGCCGGGCAACGTGCGCCAGCTGGAGAACACCTGCCGCTGGATCACGGTGATGGCTTCGGGGCGCGAAGTGCATATCAGCGACCTGCCGCCGGAACTACTGAGCCTGCCCCAGGATTCGGCGCCGGTGACCAACTGGGAACAGGCTCTGCGCCAGTGGGCTGATCAGGCCCTGGCCCGCGGCCAGTCGAACCTTTTAGACAGCGCGGTGCCGAGTTTCGAGCGGATCATGATCGAAACCGCCCTCAAGCACACCGCCGGCCGCCGCCGCGACGCCGCCGTGCTGCTGGGCTGGGGCCGCAACACCCTGACCCGCAAGATCAAAGAACTGGGGATGAAGGTCGACGGTGGCGACGAGGACGAAAGCGAAGAGGGCTGA
- a CDS encoding rhodanese-like domain-containing protein — MVAHLIQFATEHYLLVGAFAILLALLIAHELSRGGRSLSTRELTALVNSEQGVVIDIRPSKEYAAGHIVGALNIPQDKLAARVGELEKHKAKTIILVDAQGQHAGTHARELMKSGFTAAKLSGGVSSWKADNLPLVK; from the coding sequence ATGGTTGCTCACCTGATTCAATTCGCCACTGAACACTACTTGCTCGTCGGCGCCTTCGCCATCCTGCTGGCTCTGTTGATCGCTCATGAATTGAGCCGCGGTGGCCGCAGCCTCAGCACCCGTGAACTGACCGCGCTGGTCAACAGCGAGCAGGGCGTAGTGATCGATATCCGTCCGTCCAAGGAATACGCCGCCGGCCACATCGTCGGTGCGCTGAACATTCCCCAGGACAAGCTGGCCGCTCGTGTCGGCGAGCTGGAGAAGCACAAGGCCAAGACCATCATCCTGGTGGACGCCCAAGGCCAGCACGCCGGCACCCATGCCCGTGAACTGATGAAGTCCGGTTTCACCGCCGCCAAACTGTCCGGCGGTGTTTCCAGCTGGAAAGCCGACAACCTGCCATTGGTGAAGTAA
- a CDS encoding bifunctional transcriptional activator/DNA repair enzyme AdaA gives MENATLLFQLPDDDTLYQALLDRDPAYEGFAYVGVKSTGVFCRLTCAARKPKRENTVFFSSIKGCVEAGFRACLRCRPLERAGVQEPWVQTLLEQLHSDPERRWYEDDLTRLGLDPSTVRRAFKRYFGVTFLEMARLRRMGQGMQQLAGGESVIDAQISAGFDSDSGFRRAFRRLAGQPPSSLRGRELLKADWLQTPIGVMLAVADAQVLHLLEFFDRPALATELQALQKRSGSSIGFGRFAPIDLIEAELRRYFAGEALSFTTPLAMNASAFTRTVWWALRDIPPGSTCSYAEVASRIGSPSAVRAVARANGANQIAIVIACHRVIGSDGALTGYGGGLWRKRWLLEHERRLRPLSGESASGL, from the coding sequence ATGGAAAACGCCACTCTGCTGTTTCAGCTCCCCGACGACGACACCCTGTATCAGGCCCTTCTGGACCGCGACCCGGCCTATGAGGGCTTTGCCTACGTCGGGGTCAAGAGCACGGGGGTGTTCTGCCGCCTGACCTGTGCCGCGCGCAAGCCCAAGCGCGAGAACACGGTGTTCTTCAGCTCGATCAAGGGTTGTGTCGAAGCGGGATTCCGTGCCTGTCTGCGTTGTCGGCCGCTGGAGCGGGCCGGGGTGCAGGAACCCTGGGTACAGACCCTGCTGGAGCAACTGCACAGCGATCCCGAACGCCGCTGGTACGAAGATGATCTGACCCGGCTGGGGCTGGACCCGTCCACCGTGCGTCGCGCCTTCAAGCGCTACTTCGGAGTGACTTTCCTGGAAATGGCCCGCCTGCGGCGCATGGGCCAGGGCATGCAGCAGCTGGCTGGCGGAGAGTCGGTGATCGACGCGCAGATCAGTGCCGGCTTCGATTCCGACAGCGGCTTCCGGCGGGCCTTCCGTCGTCTGGCGGGCCAGCCACCATCGAGCCTGCGGGGGCGCGAGCTGCTCAAGGCCGATTGGCTGCAAACCCCGATCGGCGTGATGCTGGCGGTGGCCGATGCCCAGGTCCTGCATCTGCTGGAGTTCTTCGATCGCCCGGCGCTGGCCACTGAGCTGCAGGCTCTGCAAAAACGCAGTGGTTCGAGCATAGGTTTCGGGCGCTTTGCTCCGATCGATCTGATCGAGGCCGAGTTGCGGCGCTACTTTGCCGGGGAGGCGCTGAGCTTCACCACGCCGTTGGCCATGAACGCCTCGGCTTTTACTCGCACGGTCTGGTGGGCGTTGCGTGATATTCCCCCGGGGAGCACCTGCAGCTACGCCGAGGTGGCGAGCCGGATCGGCTCGCCCTCAGCGGTGCGTGCGGTGGCCCGGGCCAACGGCGCCAATCAGATCGCCATCGTCATTGCCTGTCACCGAGTGATCGGCAGTGACGGCGCCCTCACCGGCTATGGCGGCGGCCTGTGGCGCAAGCGCTGGCTGCTGGAGCATGAGCGGCGCTTGCGCCCTCTGTCGGGCGAGTCAGCGAGCGGGCTGTAA
- a CDS encoding MFS transporter: MSATLEAAAHKKARKAGIASFIGTTIEWYDFYAYGIAAALVFGKIFFPADLPPGTATLLSFLTLWAGFVARPIGGIIFGHMGDKIGRKTTLVITLIMMGVATTCIGLLPGYLQIGVWAPIALVALRIIQGIAVGGEWGGAVLIASESAPKGKGILYAAFAQQGSPAGNLLATLVFFGISALPTPDFLLWGWRIPFLLSALLVIVGMVIRLKLEESDDMQRLMAQKKTVKLPILDVLRDHWRLVLLGAGVLPIIHVTYFKSTFALSWATKELGYTQSSFLSVIVIALVVQFITQPLGAVLVSRMDMRKAMVLMVVPEQLLMPAMFFAVETGNYWIAVLGMCLATVPHSMFYGAVGGILARAFPTRVRYSGLSISYQLCSLLVGGATPVLAQSILNGTGSIIGVAIASACYALVSLLCMLALLKRIGHNAAELSTAEQADADELAREADNQRLAQLPVDNLPPAATPASPLQPAR, translated from the coding sequence ATGAGCGCCACCCTGGAAGCTGCCGCCCACAAGAAAGCCCGCAAGGCGGGCATAGCCTCGTTCATCGGCACCACCATCGAATGGTATGACTTCTACGCCTATGGAATCGCCGCCGCCCTGGTGTTCGGCAAAATCTTCTTTCCCGCCGACCTGCCCCCGGGCACGGCCACCCTGCTGTCCTTCCTGACCCTGTGGGCGGGCTTTGTCGCCCGCCCCATCGGCGGCATCATCTTCGGCCACATGGGCGACAAGATCGGCCGCAAGACCACCCTGGTGATCACCCTGATCATGATGGGCGTGGCCACCACCTGCATCGGCCTGCTGCCCGGCTACCTGCAGATAGGTGTCTGGGCACCGATCGCCCTGGTGGCCCTGCGCATCATCCAGGGCATCGCGGTGGGTGGCGAATGGGGCGGGGCGGTCCTGATCGCCAGCGAAAGCGCGCCCAAGGGCAAGGGCATCCTGTACGCCGCCTTTGCCCAGCAAGGCTCGCCCGCCGGCAACCTGCTGGCGACCCTGGTGTTCTTTGGCATCAGCGCCCTGCCGACACCGGACTTCCTGCTCTGGGGCTGGCGCATTCCGTTCCTGCTCTCGGCGCTGCTGGTGATCGTCGGCATGGTCATCCGCCTCAAGCTCGAAGAATCCGATGACATGCAGCGCCTGATGGCGCAGAAGAAGACCGTCAAGCTGCCGATTCTCGACGTGCTGCGCGACCACTGGCGCTTGGTGCTGCTGGGCGCCGGAGTGCTGCCGATCATCCACGTCACCTATTTCAAGAGCACCTTTGCCCTGTCCTGGGCCACCAAGGAGCTGGGCTACACCCAGAGCAGCTTCCTCAGCGTGATCGTCATCGCCCTGGTGGTGCAGTTCATCACCCAACCCCTGGGAGCGGTGCTGGTTTCGCGCATGGACATGCGCAAGGCCATGGTGCTGATGGTGGTACCGGAACAGTTGCTGATGCCGGCGATGTTCTTCGCCGTGGAGACCGGCAACTACTGGATCGCCGTGCTCGGCATGTGCCTGGCCACGGTGCCGCATTCGATGTTCTACGGCGCGGTGGGCGGCATCCTGGCCCGGGCCTTTCCGACCCGGGTGCGCTACAGCGGGCTGTCGATCTCCTACCAGCTGTGCTCGCTGCTGGTCGGCGGCGCCACTCCGGTGCTGGCGCAAAGCATCCTCAACGGCACCGGCAGCATCATCGGCGTGGCCATCGCCTCGGCCTGCTACGCCCTGGTTTCGCTGCTGTGCATGCTGGCCCTGCTCAAGCGCATCGGTCACAACGCCGCCGAGCTGTCCACGGCGGAACAGGCGGATGCCGACGAACTGGCGCGAGAAGCGGACAACCAGCGTTTGGCCCAGTTGCCTGTGGATAACCTTCCACCTGCTGCCACTCCCGCAAGCCCGTTACAGCCCGCTCGCTGA
- the gpmI gene encoding 2,3-bisphosphoglycerate-independent phosphoglycerate mutase, which translates to MTTTPKPLVLMILDGFGHSESHESNAVYAAKKPVLDRLCASMPNGLISGSGMDVGLPDGQMGNSEVGHMNLGAGRVVYQDFTRVTKAIRDGEFFDNPTLCAAVDKAVAAGKAVHILGLLSDGGVHSHQDHLIAMAELAFKRGAEKIYLHAFLDGRDTPPKSAQSFIELLDESFRTLGKGRIASLIGRYFAMDRDNRWDRVAQAYNLIVDGQGQFNAATAQEGLQAAYAREESDEFVKATTIGEPVKVEDGDAVVFMNFRADRARELTRVFVEDDFKEFERPRQPKLAGFVMLTQYAASIPAPAAFAPGSLENVLGDYLAKNGKTQLRIAETEKYAHVTFFFSGGREEPFPGEERILIPSPKVATYDLQPEMSAPEVTDKIVDAIENLRYDVIIVNYANGDMVGHSGVFAAAVKAVECLDLCVGRIVDALEKVGGEALITADHGNVEQMSDASTGQAHTAHTTEPVPFIYYGKRALKVREGGVLADVAPTMLKLLDLPQPEEMTGTSILVDPAH; encoded by the coding sequence ATGACTACCACGCCTAAACCTTTGGTCCTGATGATTCTGGATGGCTTCGGTCACAGCGAGAGCCACGAATCCAACGCCGTCTATGCGGCCAAGAAGCCGGTCCTGGACCGCTTGTGCGCCAGCATGCCCAACGGCCTGATCTCGGGTTCGGGCATGGACGTCGGCCTGCCGGATGGGCAGATGGGCAACTCCGAAGTCGGCCACATGAACCTGGGCGCCGGTCGCGTGGTGTATCAGGACTTCACCCGGGTGACCAAGGCCATCCGTGACGGCGAGTTCTTCGACAACCCGACCCTGTGCGCGGCCGTGGACAAGGCCGTGGCCGCCGGCAAGGCCGTGCATATCCTCGGCCTGCTGTCGGACGGCGGCGTGCACAGCCACCAGGATCACCTGATCGCCATGGCCGAACTGGCCTTCAAGCGCGGCGCCGAGAAGATCTACCTGCACGCCTTCCTCGACGGTCGCGACACCCCGCCGAAAAGCGCCCAGTCGTTCATCGAACTGCTGGACGAGAGCTTCAGGACCCTGGGCAAGGGCCGCATCGCCAGCCTGATCGGCCGCTACTTCGCCATGGACCGTGACAATCGCTGGGACCGCGTGGCCCAGGCCTACAACCTGATCGTCGACGGCCAGGGCCAGTTCAATGCCGCCACCGCCCAGGAAGGCCTGCAAGCGGCCTACGCCCGTGAAGAGAGCGACGAATTCGTCAAGGCCACCACCATCGGCGAGCCGGTCAAGGTCGAAGACGGCGACGCCGTGGTGTTCATGAACTTCCGCGCCGACCGCGCCCGCGAGCTGACCCGGGTCTTCGTCGAGGACGACTTCAAGGAATTCGAGCGCCCGCGCCAGCCCAAGCTGGCCGGCTTCGTCATGCTCACCCAGTACGCCGCCAGCATCCCCGCGCCGGCAGCCTTTGCTCCGGGCAGCCTGGAAAACGTGCTGGGCGACTATCTGGCGAAAAACGGCAAGACCCAACTGCGCATCGCCGAAACCGAAAAGTACGCCCACGTGACCTTCTTCTTCTCCGGTGGCCGTGAAGAGCCGTTCCCGGGGGAGGAACGCATCCTGATCCCGTCGCCGAAAGTCGCCACCTACGACCTGCAGCCGGAAATGAGCGCCCCGGAAGTCACCGACAAGATCGTCGACGCCATCGAAAACCTGCGTTACGACGTGATCATCGTCAACTACGCCAACGGCGACATGGTCGGCCACAGCGGTGTGTTCGCCGCCGCAGTGAAAGCCGTGGAATGCCTGGACCTGTGTGTCGGGCGCATCGTCGATGCTCTGGAAAAGGTGGGAGGCGAAGCCCTCATCACTGCGGACCACGGCAACGTCGAGCAGATGTCCGATGCCTCCACCGGCCAGGCCCACACGGCCCACACCACCGAGCCGGTGCCCTTCATCTATTACGGCAAGCGCGCCCTGAAAGTCCGCGAAGGCGGGGTGCTGGCGGATGTGGCGCCCACCATGCTCAAGCTGCTGGATCTGCCTCAGCCCGAGGAAATGACCGGCACCTCGATCCTGGTCGACCCCGCGCACTAA
- a CDS encoding LysR family transcriptional regulator codes for MDLKQLRYFVAVAEELHFGRAAERLCISQPALSFDIKKLEGQLDIQLLNRNNKSVSLTNAGQVLLGEARYLLLRADQARRLTQRSAEGFSGRLSVGFVNSILHRGLPQAVKAFERDHPDTEIVLMEMNSASQAQALQRGQIDIGFVHGGTFAAGIRSATLLAEPFLCCLPQNHPLAGQTRVDLKQLANDDFILFPREASPHYHDLIIARCVAAGFSPRIRHETRLWQTVVTMVAHEMGVALVPQTLALLGQPGVSYCEIEGRGAPSEILAIHLADQPSAAADSFLALFRSLLQAAGTGSWAGPGDTKSRIKP; via the coding sequence GTGGACCTCAAACAGCTGCGCTACTTCGTCGCCGTGGCCGAGGAGCTGCATTTCGGGCGTGCCGCGGAGCGCCTGTGCATTTCACAGCCGGCGCTGAGTTTCGACATCAAGAAGCTGGAGGGGCAACTGGACATCCAGTTGCTCAACCGCAACAACAAGTCCGTGAGCCTGACCAATGCCGGCCAGGTGCTGCTGGGCGAAGCGCGCTACCTGCTGCTGCGGGCCGACCAGGCGCGGCGCCTGACCCAGCGCTCGGCGGAAGGCTTCAGCGGACGCCTGAGCGTGGGCTTCGTCAACTCGATCCTGCACCGCGGCCTGCCCCAGGCGGTCAAGGCCTTCGAGCGCGATCACCCGGACACCGAGATCGTGCTGATGGAAATGAACAGCGCCAGTCAGGCCCAGGCCCTGCAGCGCGGACAGATCGACATCGGCTTCGTTCACGGTGGCACCTTCGCCGCCGGCATCCGCAGCGCGACACTGCTGGCCGAACCCTTCCTTTGCTGCCTGCCGCAGAACCACCCCCTGGCCGGGCAGACGCGGGTCGACCTCAAGCAACTGGCCAATGATGATTTCATCCTGTTTCCACGGGAGGCATCGCCCCACTACCACGACCTGATCATCGCCCGCTGCGTGGCCGCCGGGTTCAGCCCGCGGATCCGCCACGAAACAAGGCTCTGGCAAACCGTGGTGACGATGGTGGCCCATGAGATGGGCGTGGCGCTGGTGCCCCAGACCCTGGCCCTGCTCGGCCAACCGGGGGTGAGTTACTGCGAGATTGAAGGTCGGGGAGCGCCTTCGGAGATCCTGGCCATCCATCTGGCGGACCAACCCTCGGCTGCCGCAGACAGTTTCCTGGCCCTGTTCAGATCCTTGCTGCAAGCCGCTGGCACGGGCTCCTGGGCAGGCCCCGGCGATACGAAATCACGTATCAAACCATAA
- a CDS encoding DUF1460 domain-containing protein has protein sequence MHKTATLLLASLLSGCASQAPAQQSADPRVSTLEQQHTRVAMDPLTADKLRALLEIKPPQQAADIGQMNDLISREFLHTPYAPNKLQGSATQAEKLVVDFRGLDCFTYLDYVEALRQSHDEAGFINNLVQIRYVNGDINFLNRRHFFSDWAQAGQPLADDVTALLGADAVTVAKHLNQKADGGHYLSGLPVAERDITYIPSARIDQHVLSHLRTGDYIGIYTPLSGLDVTHTGLFIRTARGPVLRNASSKQNQRVVIDSPFMEYVRDVPGIVVLRARQTDLSGDASASERSAQAPQHPSHSQAPG, from the coding sequence ATGCACAAGACGGCTACGCTGCTTCTAGCCTCCCTCCTGTCAGGCTGCGCAAGCCAGGCTCCTGCTCAACAGTCGGCAGATCCCAGGGTCAGTACGCTGGAACAGCAGCACACCCGGGTGGCCATGGACCCGCTGACCGCCGACAAATTGCGCGCGCTGTTGGAGATCAAGCCCCCGCAGCAGGCTGCCGACATCGGGCAGATGAACGACCTGATCTCGCGGGAGTTCCTGCACACCCCTTATGCGCCGAACAAGCTGCAAGGCTCTGCAACCCAGGCCGAGAAACTGGTGGTGGACTTCAGAGGCCTGGACTGCTTCACCTACCTGGATTACGTCGAGGCATTGCGCCAGTCCCACGATGAAGCCGGCTTCATCAACAACCTGGTGCAGATTCGCTACGTCAACGGCGATATCAACTTCCTCAACCGCCGCCACTTCTTCAGCGACTGGGCCCAGGCCGGACAGCCCCTGGCCGATGACGTCACCGCCCTGCTGGGGGCCGATGCGGTGACCGTCGCCAAGCACCTCAATCAGAAGGCCGATGGCGGCCATTACCTGTCGGGCCTGCCCGTGGCCGAACGCGACATCACCTACATTCCCAGTGCGCGGATTGACCAGCATGTGCTCAGCCACCTGCGCACCGGCGACTACATCGGTATCTACACCCCGCTCTCGGGTCTGGACGTCACCCACACCGGGTTGTTCATCAGAACCGCCCGGGGGCCCGTCCTGCGCAATGCGTCCTCGAAGCAGAACCAGCGCGTGGTGATCGACTCGCCGTTCATGGAATACGTCCGAGATGTCCCGGGAATCGTGGTCCTGCGCGCCCGGCAAACCGACCTGTCAGGGGATGCATCGGCCTCGGAGCGCAGCGCTCAGGCGCCGCAGCATCCATCTCACTCACAAGCGCCTGGCTGA